The stretch of DNA gagatGAGCGACCTGCTCGAGGAGTACGTTAACAgcagggacgcgagggaggcgagccGGCGGCTGCAGGATCTGGCGGTGCCGTTCTATCACCACGAGttcgtgcgacgcgcgctcgcgatgtcCATGGATCGCCGCCACGTCAACCCGCAGGTGCCCAAACGGGTCATGCAGCTGCTCGGGTACCTCGGGGACACGGGTGCGGTCAACGGGACGCAGTTCGCGAAGGGTTTCGCGCGAATCGCCACCGAGCTCCGGGAGATTGCGTTGGACGTGCCGGACGCTCGAGAGCAGTTCGAGGGTctggtcaccgccgcgagggagcggGGTTTGCTTCCCAAGGGCCTCAGCGCGTGGGCGAGTATACGTGGCGCGGGCACGGGAACGCacctgagcgccgcgagctctcTGCCGTGggagggagagggaggcggtGGAAACGCCGCCCCGGGGATGAAACGAAACGGCGGTCTCCGCGggcacctcctccgcctaGACTCCGCGCCCGACCTTATCAAGCTCGCGGAGTCGATGTCCGAGAACaagacgacgccctcgatcAGTcccgacccggcggcgacggcggcggcgacggcgacggcgcgtaaCACGAAGGACGGTCCGTGGGGGAAGCTTCCGGCGGCTAAcgagcggcggtcgcggctcAGCGCCGTCGACAACAACAGTGGTCAGAACAGCCCCGTGAGGGTACAGTCTCCGGGGATCCCCGCGCAGATGATGGacagcgtcgcgtcgctcgcgttggGCGGCGAACACGACGGCGTAGACAGGTCCCCGGTCAAGGGTTTGGGGATGAAGAAGAGCTCTTCGCAGGTGAACTTGGGTTGGTCCGGCCTtcgcgcgccccgggcggctcgcctccgccggggcACCGACAGCggctccgactccgacgcgGCATTTCGCCGGCGGCAGCGCAGCAGGCTCCCATCGCTACTCGGTCAGGCTGGCACCGCCGGCGACAAGGGTCCTTCGAACGTTCAAGAGAAGAAAACGCCCGGTTTGGCGTACGCGATGGCCCACGCGCACGCTCCCACCATGGGGACAAGCGCGTGGCGCGCAAAGTTCCaacccgcgccgctccgcgtgctcggcgagcagTGCGGGGCTTTCAAATCCGACGCCAGCTTGCGTAAGATTCGGGGATTGAGACGTGTGCGGTCCATGCCCGGCGGTTTGCTGCATCTGGACAACAGCGAGCACATCCTGTCCATCGGCTACGTCCACAGGCACAGGCCTTTTGAAGAGGAATACGACTTGGGTGAGGCCATCGGCACCGGTGGTTTTGCAGTGGTGCGCAAGGCTGTGCACAGGGCCACCGGTGTGACCTACGCGGTTAAGACGCTCAGGGTCAAGCCCGGTAGCGGCGGAGGGGACGATTCCTCTTCAGATGAGGACGATTCGGATTCAGACTCGGACATGGATTCTGATTCtgacgacgagaagaagcCTCGCAAGCTGGTGGCCATGTCCCTGGAGGAAGTCATGAACGAGCTCATTATGATGCAACAGCTCTCGGAGCACCCATCCATCATCACCATCAAAGAGTTCTTCACCGAGGGGGGCGCGGATTACGACCACATCGCCACCAAACCCACCACCGgtctcgacgaggaggaggatggtATCGTCCATGTGGTGATGGAACTTCTCGAGGGTCAGGAGCTTGTGGACGCGATCACTGACGTGGGCGCCTACGACGAGGGGCAATCGCAGATCGTCATGTCAAGCATGCTCGATGCCATCGCTTTCATGCACGCGAGGGGTGTCGTGCACAGGGATTTGAAGCTCGAGAACCTGTGCCTGGCCAAACCAAACGACCTCAACTCGGTGACGCTCCTCGATTTTGGCCTTGCTaaggcgctcaccgcgcgtGAAAAAGAGGAGAACGTCTGCGGCACGCTCGCATACGTCGCACCCGAGGCATTAGTCGCGGGCGTATACGGTCAGGGTGTGGACGTGTGGGCGCTGGGCGTCGCGATGCACGTGCTCTTGACCGGCGCGTGGCCgtttgacgacgacgacgaggatgagctCATCGACCAAATTGTGGAGTGCGACCTCGACTTTGATGAAGGCGAAGAATGGCAGGCTATTTCTCCACAGGCGAAGGACCTGCTCGGGGGTTTATTGGAGCCGAACCCAAAGCGAAGGCTCGGtgccgcgcaggcgctcgaaCATGCTTGGTTCACCGGTCAGAAGAATAACACGTCCGAGCGTTTGCACCACGTACACGCGAGGCTTGACGCGCTGGTGGGTTCGTCAAGGCAGCACCCCGAGAGGCGGTTCAAACCGGGGCAAAGGCTCTGCGTCCGGGGTAAGACGAGCGACGAGGTCTTCGTGAtcaccgcgggcgagtgCGAGGCGTTCGGCGCTCCGGTTGGGGCGCTGGCCACTGGGGATAGGCGCAttggcgcgaggaggaagggGAACCTGGTGGGCGAAATTCCTGAGAAGGACGGGAAAGCCCGGCCGCCCAACACGCTCACGGTGATTGCCAAAACTGAGGTACGAGCGCTCGTCTTCAACAGGGAAGACATGGGCTGGGCAGTGGCGGACGACTATAGGCTCAGCTCGGAGTTCTCCAAGGCGCTGCTGGAGCGCAGAAGGGCGCTGGTGAAGGCTCAGCGCCTGCAGGCAAGGGCCGACAGGGAGAagggcgaggctggcggcggcgtcgtggctGACTCGGCGGCTGCGATGCGTCCCAGGGCAAGCAGCGACGTGGTGAAACGTGATCGAACCGCTATGTAGTATTAGAAAATGGCTGAGTTTCAGCTACGTGTTACATTTCCAACAGGCTCATCAACGCTGGACGTAATGCTGCGGTGGAGGGTTATCGGGTATCTGCCCCATCTGCCACTGCTGCTGTTGCCATATTTGATTTGGATCCATCCCGGGCTGGCCGGGCTGGGCctgcggggcgccgccgtatACGTTCGGCTGttgcgccaccgccacggGCGCACCGCCAAACGCTCCTCCCGCGGCTCCCATGCCTCCAAAACCGCCCtggcccgcgcccgcgccgccaaaCCCTCCCCCGGCTGGCGCACCGGTtccaaagccgccgcctccaaaCCCAGCctgcggcggctgctgctgcggctgGCCGTAAGGGTtctgcgccgcgcctcccaaGCCCCCGAAACCACTAACCTGCGGCTGTTGTTGCTGCGGGGCTCCTCCGAACACTCCTTGGGGCTGCTGCGGCGCTCCTCCGAATGGggaacccgcgccgggctGTTGCTGCTGCCCCATCACGCCGGGCTGTCCCATCATTCCCGGTTGTTGTCCCGG from Micromonas commoda chromosome 3, complete sequence encodes:
- a CDS encoding predicted protein, with the translated sequence MPGGLLHLDNSEHILSIGYVHRHRPFEEEYDLGEAIGTGGFAVVRKAVHRATGVTYAVKTLRKPRKLVAMSLEEVMNELIMMQQLSEHPSIITIKEFFTEGGADYDHIATKPTTGLDEEEDGIVHVVMELLEGQELVDAITDVGAYDEGQSQIVMSSMLDAIAFMHARGVVHRDLKLENLCLAKPNDLNSVTLLDFGLAKALTAREKEENVCGTLAYVAPEALVAGVYGQGVDVWALGVAMHVLLTGAWPFDDDDEDELIDQIVECDLDFDEGEEWQAISPQAKDLLGGLLEPNPKRRLGAAQALEHAWFTGQKNNTSERLHHVHARL